From a region of the Erythrobacter neustonensis genome:
- a CDS encoding SPOR domain-containing protein: MADTTIFRATRVAMMPPAVMGAVVLAMLAAAPVRADVKDGVDAWTAGDYTRAVTEWQGPAAAGDADALFNLAQAYRLGRGVEADNVRARTLYERAASLGHVKAADNYGLMLFQEGEQARAMPMIRAAADRGDPRAQYVLGLSHFNADYAPRDWVRAYALMTLANSEGLPQAAEALAQMDKYVPATQRAQAQSLAREIEAGTKAQRAAQLAAVDLGTQPAATTTAPAPKPPAPKPAAPVVAAARPAPAPAPAPAPAARTGKWRVQLGAFGVPANAERMWNELGRHSALKGTRKTLLPAGGLTRLLATGFASEAEAARACSSLKREGKACVVAGQG; this comes from the coding sequence ATGGCCGACACGACGATCTTCCGGGCGACCCGCGTAGCCATGATGCCGCCTGCGGTGATGGGCGCGGTGGTGCTGGCGATGCTGGCGGCCGCGCCGGTGCGCGCCGATGTGAAGGACGGTGTCGATGCCTGGACCGCGGGCGACTACACCCGCGCGGTGACCGAATGGCAGGGCCCCGCCGCGGCAGGCGATGCCGATGCATTGTTCAATCTGGCGCAGGCCTACCGGCTGGGGCGCGGGGTCGAGGCCGATAATGTCCGCGCGCGCACGCTCTATGAACGCGCGGCGAGCCTTGGCCATGTCAAGGCGGCGGACAATTACGGGCTGATGCTGTTTCAGGAAGGCGAACAGGCGCGCGCGATGCCGATGATCCGGGCCGCGGCCGATCGCGGGGATCCGCGCGCGCAATATGTGCTGGGCCTTTCGCACTTCAACGCCGATTACGCCCCGCGCGACTGGGTGCGCGCCTATGCGCTGATGACGCTCGCCAATTCCGAGGGCTTGCCGCAGGCGGCCGAGGCGCTGGCGCAGATGGACAAGTATGTCCCCGCCACCCAGCGCGCGCAGGCCCAATCGCTCGCGCGCGAGATCGAGGCCGGCACCAAGGCGCAGCGCGCCGCGCAGCTTGCCGCAGTCGATCTGGGCACGCAGCCGGCTGCGACGACCACCGCGCCCGCGCCAAAGCCGCCCGCTCCAAAGCCCGCGGCCCCGGTCGTGGCTGCGGCGCGGCCTGCACCGGCGCCCGCGCCCGCGCCCGCGCCGGCGGCGCGCACCGGCAAGTGGCGCGTCCAGCTTGGTGCCTTCGGCGTCCCCGCCAATGCCGAGCGGATGTGGAACGAGCTTGGCCGCCACTCCGCGCTCAAGGGCACGCGCAAGACGCTGCTGCCGGCAGGGGGCCTGACCCGTCTGCTCGCCACCGGTTTTGCCAGCGAGGCCGAGGCCGCGCGCGCCTGTTCCAGTCTCAAGCGCGAGGGCAAGGCCTGCGTGGTCGCAGGGCAGGGCTGA
- a CDS encoding ParA family protein produces the protein MRVLALASQKGGSGKTTLSGHLAVQAQRAGAGPVVLIDIDPQGSLADWWNEREAEYPAFAQTTVARLANDLAVLRQQGFKLAVIDTPPAITMAIQSVISVAELIVVPTRPSPHDLRAVGATVDLCERAGKPLVFVVNAATPKAKITSEAAVALSQHGTVAPITLHHRTDFAASMIDGRTVMEVDPESRSAAEISALWRYVADRLEKNFRRTIFAPASAGAPQHIGGVQRPAGGFGRRVAQ, from the coding sequence TTGCGTGTACTCGCTTTGGCATCGCAGAAAGGTGGTTCGGGCAAAACCACCTTGTCCGGACATCTCGCCGTCCAGGCCCAGCGCGCAGGCGCCGGCCCGGTCGTGCTTATCGACATCGACCCGCAAGGCTCGCTCGCCGACTGGTGGAACGAACGCGAGGCGGAATATCCCGCCTTTGCGCAGACCACCGTCGCCCGCCTTGCCAATGATCTGGCGGTGCTGCGCCAGCAGGGCTTCAAGCTGGCTGTGATCGACACCCCGCCCGCGATCACGATGGCGATCCAGTCGGTGATTTCGGTCGCCGAACTGATCGTCGTGCCGACCCGGCCCTCCCCGCACGATCTGCGCGCCGTGGGCGCGACGGTCGACCTGTGCGAACGCGCTGGCAAGCCGCTGGTGTTCGTGGTCAACGCCGCCACCCCCAAGGCCAAGATCACCTCCGAAGCCGCGGTCGCGCTCTCGCAGCACGGCACGGTTGCGCCGATCACGCTGCACCACCGCACCGATTTTGCCGCTTCGATGATCGACGGGCGCACGGTGATGGAGGTCGACCCCGAAAGCCGCTCGGCTGCCGAAATCAGCGCGCTGTGGCGCTATGTCGCCGACCGGCTCGAAAAGAATTTCCGCCGCACGATCTTTGCCCCGGCCAGCGCCGGCGCACCCCAGCACATCGGCGGTGTGCAGCGTCCCGCCGGCGGCTTCGGTCGCCGGGTCGCCCAGTAA
- a CDS encoding SPOR domain-containing protein, with product MDRKLKTGRLTAPSLALAVSTAIAGLTLAPATTSAAPRADVSFENAQAALAKGKIAKAIQHAEAAVLANPREPSYRALLGAAYLEDGRFAAASTSFADAMELGDNAPRTVLSFALARIALGDSRGALGVLDEHAGSIDPADLGLALALAGQPERGVHVLINAVRSAEQSTPKLRQNLAYSYALAGNWRAAQVMAAEDVSADQLQARLAQWAEQAAPEMYQQRIASLLQVTPRADAGQPQALALANFPDPAMLAAATAQTSASDSEMAFADPVEVASPAPSPGFTAAFAANEAAPAAVSAPAYGDDAGAPRFVSNPVVQQLAAAPAAAPRAAAPRLPAPRMAASVSQRRMAAPAVAAPADKGPATHLVQLGAYNSRAEALQGWTMLQGKFPQLKGRKPTITQALVNGRTFWRVAAEGFTATGAKSMCGTVKSAGRGCFAYAAATPPAGAVKRDVQVASRSR from the coding sequence ATGGACCGTAAGCTCAAGACCGGACGCCTGACCGCGCCGAGCCTCGCGCTGGCTGTCAGCACTGCGATCGCGGGGCTGACGCTCGCCCCGGCGACCACCTCGGCTGCGCCGCGCGCCGATGTCTCGTTCGAGAACGCGCAGGCCGCGCTTGCCAAGGGCAAGATCGCCAAGGCGATCCAGCACGCCGAAGCCGCGGTGCTCGCCAACCCGCGCGAGCCTTCCTATCGGGCGCTGCTGGGCGCGGCCTATCTCGAAGACGGGCGCTTTGCCGCAGCCTCGACCAGCTTTGCCGATGCGATGGAACTGGGCGACAATGCGCCGCGCACCGTGCTGAGCTTCGCGCTCGCCCGGATCGCGCTGGGCGACAGCCGCGGCGCGCTGGGCGTGCTCGACGAGCATGCGGGCAGCATCGATCCTGCCGATCTGGGCCTTGCGCTGGCGCTTGCCGGACAGCCCGAACGCGGTGTTCACGTGCTGATCAACGCGGTTCGCAGCGCCGAACAATCGACCCCCAAGCTGCGCCAGAACCTTGCCTACAGCTATGCGCTCGCGGGCAACTGGCGCGCGGCGCAGGTGATGGCCGCCGAAGACGTCTCGGCCGACCAGTTGCAGGCCCGGCTGGCGCAGTGGGCCGAACAGGCCGCGCCCGAAATGTATCAGCAGCGCATCGCCTCGCTGCTGCAGGTCACCCCGCGCGCCGATGCAGGCCAGCCGCAGGCGCTTGCGCTTGCCAATTTCCCCGATCCCGCGATGCTTGCCGCCGCAACGGCCCAAACCTCGGCCAGCGACAGCGAAATGGCCTTTGCCGACCCGGTCGAGGTCGCCTCGCCTGCGCCTTCGCCCGGCTTTACCGCCGCCTTTGCCGCGAATGAAGCTGCGCCTGCCGCCGTTTCGGCCCCCGCTTACGGTGATGATGCGGGCGCGCCGCGCTTCGTTTCGAACCCGGTGGTGCAGCAGCTTGCCGCTGCCCCCGCCGCTGCGCCGCGCGCCGCCGCGCCGCGTCTGCCTGCCCCGCGCATGGCCGCTTCGGTCTCGCAGCGCCGCATGGCCGCGCCCGCCGTCGCAGCGCCCGCAGACAAGGGCCCGGCGACGCATCTGGTGCAGCTCGGCGCCTATAACAGCCGTGCCGAAGCGCTGCAGGGCTGGACGATGCTGCAGGGCAAGTTCCCGCAGTTGAAGGGCCGCAAGCCCACGATCACGCAGGCGCTGGTCAATGGCCGCACCTTCTGGCGCGTCGCTGCCGAAGGCTTCACCGCGACGGGCGCAAAATCGATGTGCGGCACGGTCAAATCGGCCGGGCGCGGCTGCTTTGCCTATGCCGCCGCCACCCCGCCCGCGGGCGCGGTGAAGCGCGACGTGCAGGTCGCCTCGCGCAGCCGCTGA
- a CDS encoding dihydroorotase, protein MKQTVPLTIINAQLVTPEGITQGALCCGDGVILGVGADVTAAEGDTVVDARGKLLAPGLVDLGVFAVDKPAFHFGGITRAALMPDQSPPLDLPSRVGFIAKSGKPDLWVHPLAAATRGMEGRELAELALMQDAGAKAVATGRRWIADSGVMLRLLQYAAMLGLVVVTHAEDAALVGETAATAGEIATRLGLPAAPAEAEALAIARDIALAELAGARLHIRQVTTQRGLALVREAKARGLDVTCGITPAHFLLSDLATVDFRTFTRLSPPLRSEADRQAALAAIADGTIDVIASGHDPRGPEDKRLPFADALPGMAGAESLLALTLGLVRDDVIDLPRAFALLAANPARVLGVNAGILAAGAEADLALVDPQAPWIIDRRRMEATADNTPFDRHGTQGRVLGLWKGGVRIAR, encoded by the coding sequence CTGCCGAGGGCGACACGGTGGTCGATGCGCGCGGGAAACTGCTTGCCCCCGGTCTGGTCGACCTTGGCGTCTTCGCGGTCGACAAGCCTGCCTTCCATTTCGGCGGGATCACCCGCGCCGCATTGATGCCCGACCAGTCCCCGCCGCTCGATCTGCCGAGCCGGGTGGGCTTCATCGCCAAGAGCGGGAAGCCCGATCTGTGGGTTCATCCGCTCGCCGCCGCAACGCGCGGGATGGAGGGGCGGGAGCTTGCCGAACTGGCGCTGATGCAGGATGCCGGCGCCAAGGCGGTCGCCACCGGGCGGCGCTGGATCGCGGACAGCGGCGTGATGCTGCGGCTGCTGCAATATGCCGCTATGCTCGGCCTCGTGGTGGTCACTCACGCCGAGGATGCCGCTCTCGTCGGAGAAACGGCTGCGACCGCTGGCGAGATCGCGACCCGGCTGGGCCTGCCCGCCGCCCCCGCCGAGGCCGAGGCGCTGGCGATCGCGCGCGATATTGCGCTCGCCGAACTGGCAGGCGCGCGGCTGCATATCCGGCAGGTGACGACGCAGCGCGGCCTTGCGCTGGTGCGCGAGGCGAAGGCGCGGGGGCTTGATGTGACCTGCGGGATTACGCCGGCGCATTTCCTGCTGTCCGATCTTGCCACTGTCGATTTCCGCACCTTTACAAGACTTTCCCCGCCCTTGCGCAGCGAGGCCGACCGGCAGGCGGCGCTCGCGGCGATTGCCGACGGGACGATCGACGTCATCGCCAGCGGCCACGATCCGCGCGGTCCGGAGGACAAGCGCCTGCCCTTTGCCGATGCGCTGCCGGGAATGGCGGGGGCCGAAAGCCTGCTGGCGCTGACGCTGGGGCTGGTGCGCGACGATGTGATCGACCTGCCCCGCGCATTCGCTCTGCTCGCCGCCAATCCGGCGCGGGTGCTGGGGGTCAATGCGGGGATCCTTGCCGCAGGGGCCGAGGCCGATCTGGCGCTGGTCGATCCGCAGGCCCCGTGGATCATCGACCGCCGCCGGATGGAGGCGACCGCGGACAATACCCCCTTCGATCGGCATGGCACGCAAGGGCGGGTGCTGGGCCTGTGGAAGGGCGGGGTGCGAATCGCGCGCTGA